The Mycolicibacterium fluoranthenivorans genomic interval AGTACCGGCACCGCGGCCCAGCGTGTCGCCAACTGGCAGAATCAGCGGGCTTACTACGAGTTCTGCTACTCCGACACCGTGCCGCTCTACACCGCGGAACTGTTGAACCAGGGCAAGTTTCCGTACAAGTCGAGTTGGGTGGACACCGACAGCACCGGCAAACCCAACGTCCAGTACGACGGCAGCCCGGCGATCCGCTATATGGAATATCCGGTGCTGACGGGCATCTACCAGTACCTGTCCATGACGCTGGCCAAGACGTATTCGGCTCTGACGAAGCTGGTTTCGTTGCCGTTGGTGGCCGAGGTGGTGATGTTCTTCAACATCTCCGCGTTCGGGTTGGGGCTGGCGTGGCTGGCGACGGTGTGGGCGACGGCCCTGCTGGCCGGACGGCGGATCTGGGATGCGGCGTTGGTCGCGGCCTCACCGCTGGTGATCTTCCAGATCTTCACCAACTTCGACGCATTGGCCGCCGCATGTGCGGCCGGCGCGATGCTGGCGTGGGCGCGCCGAAAACCCGCTGTGGCCGGTGTGCTCATCGGTGTCGGGGTGGCGCTCAAGCTCTACCCGTTGCTGCTGCTGGTGCCGCTGGTGATCCTGGCGCTGCGCACCGGGCGGTGGCGGGCCACGGGAACCACGGCACTGACCGCGGTGGCTACCTGGATCGTGGTGAATCTGCCTGTCCTGCTGCTGTTCCCACGCGGCTGGTCGGAATTCTTCCGGCTCAACACCCGCCGCGGTGACGACATGGATTCGCTGTACAACGTGGTGAAGTCGTTCACCGGGTGGCGTGGCTTCGATCCCGATCTCGGGTTCTGGGAGCCGCCCTCGGTCACGAATGCGGTGACAGCGGTCTTGTTCGTCGTGTGTTGTGCGGGGATCGCGTACGTCGCGCTGACCGCACCGCACCGGCCGCGGGTGGCGCAACTGGCCTTCCTGGTGGTCGCCGCCTTCCTGCTGACCAACAAGGTGTGGAGCCCGCAGTACTCGCTGTGGCTGGTGCCGCTGGCCGTCCTCGCCCTGCCGCACCGGCGAATCCTGTTGGCGTGGATGACGATCGATGCGCTGGTGTGGATACCGCGAATGTTGTTCCTCTACGGGGAGCAGAACCGCGGGTTACCGGAGCAGTGGTTCACTGCGACGGTGTTGCTGCGCGATATCGCGGTGTTCGCGTTGATCGCGTTGGTGATCCGCCAGATCTACCGGCCCGAGTTGGACCTGGTGCGCCATCACGGCACCATCGACGACCCGTCGGGCGGAGTGTTCGACGGGGCGCCCGACGCCTTCCCGAAGTGGCTGCCCGAGCGGCTGCGACCGCGCCAGGTTCTGGTGGGGCCCGAGCCTGCCTCGGATGCCGAGATGGCCGACGCCGCCCGCTGACGCGAGTTCCGACGTTTCGGCGGTTCATGCGTCGCGATAGCCACCAAAACGTCGGGAACGAGGGCTGGGTATCGCGCGATTTCGCAGATCAGCGGCCTGCCTGTAGCCTGGTCAGGTTGCCGACGCAGGCGACCCTCCTGCCACGGACACGCCGTGGCCGCAACGACCATAGGAGGTGATGGGTTTCTCATGCGTCCATACGAAATCATGGTCATTCTTGACCCCACTCTCGACGAGCGCACCGTAGCTCCGTCGCTGGAGACGTTCCTGAACGTCATCCGCAAGGATGGCGGTTCCGTCGACAAGGTCGACATCTGGGGCCGTCGCCGGCTGGCCTACGAGATCGCCAAGCACGCCGAGGGCATCTACGCCGTCGTCGACGTCAAGGCCGAGCCGGCCACGGTGTCCGAGCTGGACCGCCAGCTCAACCTGAATGAGTCCGTGCTGCGGACCAAGGTGATGCGGACCGACAAGCACTAGGCCGATACACGCCGCCCATGTCGGGTGCGTTGCGTAGGCTCGCGCCCAACATAGGCTGCCCACTGCCCAGGAGGACCTCGTGGCTGGTGACACTGTCATCACCGTTATCGGAAACCTGACCGCCGACCCGGAACTGCGGTTCACGCCGTCCGGAGCGGCCGTCGCCAACTTCACGGTGGCGTCCACTCCCCGGACGTTCGACCGTCAGACGAATGAGTGGAAGGACGGCGAAGCGCTGTTCCTCCGCTGCAACATCTGGCGGGAGGCGGCCGAGAACGTGGCCGAAAGCCTCACCCGGGGGTCGCGGGTCATCGTCTCCGGCCGGCTCAAGCAGCGGTCCTTCGAAACCCGCGAGGGCGAGAAGCGCACCGTCGTCGAGCTCGAGGTCGATGAGATCGGCCCCTCGCTGCGCTATGCGACGGCCAAGGTCAACAAGGCCAGCCGCGGTGGCGGTGGCGGCGGCGGTGGTGGATTCGGCGGCGGATCGAGTCAGCCGCGCAGTGCGGAGCCGAAGGACGATCCGTGGGGCAGTGCTCCCGCGGCGGGCTCCTACAGCGGCGCTGACGAAGAAC includes:
- a CDS encoding glycosyltransferase family 87 protein — translated: MTEPDESQTVSPAPLARDLRSAHDRDLPSRTDVIGAALSHTIGGPVGRHALIGRTRFFTPLRVMLVIGVIFLALGYSTKAACLQSTSTGTAAQRVANWQNQRAYYEFCYSDTVPLYTAELLNQGKFPYKSSWVDTDSTGKPNVQYDGSPAIRYMEYPVLTGIYQYLSMTLAKTYSALTKLVSLPLVAEVVMFFNISAFGLGLAWLATVWATALLAGRRIWDAALVAASPLVIFQIFTNFDALAAACAAGAMLAWARRKPAVAGVLIGVGVALKLYPLLLLVPLVILALRTGRWRATGTTALTAVATWIVVNLPVLLLFPRGWSEFFRLNTRRGDDMDSLYNVVKSFTGWRGFDPDLGFWEPPSVTNAVTAVLFVVCCAGIAYVALTAPHRPRVAQLAFLVVAAFLLTNKVWSPQYSLWLVPLAVLALPHRRILLAWMTIDALVWIPRMLFLYGEQNRGLPEQWFTATVLLRDIAVFALIALVIRQIYRPELDLVRHHGTIDDPSGGVFDGAPDAFPKWLPERLRPRQVLVGPEPASDAEMADAAR
- the rpsF gene encoding 30S ribosomal protein S6, with the protein product MRPYEIMVILDPTLDERTVAPSLETFLNVIRKDGGSVDKVDIWGRRRLAYEIAKHAEGIYAVVDVKAEPATVSELDRQLNLNESVLRTKVMRTDKH
- a CDS encoding single-stranded DNA-binding protein, with product MAGDTVITVIGNLTADPELRFTPSGAAVANFTVASTPRTFDRQTNEWKDGEALFLRCNIWREAAENVAESLTRGSRVIVSGRLKQRSFETREGEKRTVVELEVDEIGPSLRYATAKVNKASRGGGGGGGGGFGGGSSQPRSAEPKDDPWGSAPAAGSYSGADEEPPF